The DNA segment CTGTTGAGCTTCGGCTCGCCACTTTCGCTTCACTCACCCAAGCCGCCCATGTTCCGCACAGCCTCCACCCAGCGACGGTTCTCCGTCCTCATTTGCGTGTTCTTCTTTCTGCTGCTGCTCGGCACGTTTGCCGTGATCCAGCTATCGGTGAAACCCGACCTGTCCGCGCTGGAGGGCAAGGTTGCCGCCGCCAACGTGGACCAGATTTCTGTGCGCATCAGCGAGCAGTTACGGCAGGTGGAGGCCCAGTCGCGCAGCATCACCCAGACGGTGGCGTTGCTGTCCAGCGACCAGATCGACGTGCTGCAGCCCGGGCTGGTGGACCAGTACGGCGACCCGAACGTGTTCGGCGGCGGCATCTGGCCGCTGCCCAACCAGCGCGAACAGGGACGCGACAAGTTCAGCACTTTCTTCGCGCGCGACGGCAGCAACAAGCTGGTCGTGAACACCCACTGGAACTCGCCCGAGTCGCTGAAGTACTGGGAGCAGCCCTGGTACGAGAACGGCAAGACGGCGCCCAAGGGCCAGTGCAAGTGGGCCAAGGCCTACCAGGACGCCGCCAGCCCGCAGCCGCGCACCAATTGCGCCATGCCCATCTACAAGGGCGACACGCTGTGGGGCGTGTCCACCATCGATGTGACGCTGGGCTTCTTCAACCGGCTGGTGGCCGACATGGAGGCCAGGATCCAGGGCCAGATCCTGATCGTGGAGGCCGACGGCAAGATCGTCAGCAACAGCAGCCGCATCCAGGGCAACATCGTGCTGAAGAACCTGTCCGAGATCGCATCCACCTCGCCCATGGCGGCAGAGATCCTGCGCCTGATGCCCCAGGTGCAGGGCGGCGCCATGGTGGAGCAGGCCTACCAGGGGGACGGTGGCGCGCAGATGCTGTTCCTGAAGCCGATTCCCGGCAGCCCGTGGCTGATCGCCACCAGCATTCCGGCCTCGCTGCTGGCGGTGAACAGCCAGCGCATCCTGACCAAGCTGGCGGCCGTGCAGGTGCCCATGGCGATCGTGCTGCTGGCGCTGATGGTGCTGGGCATCCGCCTCTTCATGCGGCGCCTGAGCGTGCTGAAGGCCAACATCGACGCACTGTCCGCCGGCGAAGCCGACCTGACGCGCCGGCTGCCCGAAACGGGCGGCACCGAATTCAGCGAGGTCGCGCAGAGCTTCAACGCCTTCATCGCGCGGCTGCAGGGCGTGGTGGGCCAGGTGGTGAATGGCGCCTCGTCGATCGCGGCGGCGTCCAGCGAGATCTCCAGCGGCAACCAGGATCTGTCCGTACGCACCGAAGAACAGGCCGCGTTCCTGCAGGAGACGGCCGGTTCGATGGACCAGATCACCAGCACCGTCAAGCAGAACGCCGACAGTGCCAACCAGGCCAACCGGCTGGCAACGGACGCCTTCCAGGTGGCGACGCGCGGCGGCCAGGTGATCGGCAACGTGGTCGAGACCATGGACTCGATCAGCGCCTCGTCGAAAAAGGTGGTGGACATCATCGGCGTGATCGACGGCATCGCGTTCCAGACCAACATCCTGGCGCTGAACGCCGCGGTGGAAGCCGCCCGCGCGGGTGAGCAGGGCCGGGGCTTCGCCGTGGTGGCCAGCGAAGTGCGCAGCCTGGCACAGCGCAGTGCGGAGGCGGCCAAGGACATCAAGCACCTGATCGCGGATTCGGTCGCCAAGGTCGAATCCGGCAGCGCGCTCGTGGTGCAGGCCGGCACGACCATGCAGGAGATCATCGCCACCAACACCAACATGGCCGCGATCATGGGCGAGATCATGGCGGCCAGCGTGGAGCAGAGCAAAGGCATCGACCGTGTGAACCAGGCGATCGCGCAGCTGGACACCACCACGCAGCAGAACGCCGCGCTGGTCGAAGAGGTATCGGCGGCCGCGCGCTCGATGCAGGAGCAGACCAGCCTGCTGATCCAGGTGGTGGGAGCGTTCAAGGTCTGACGCGCCGGCGGCCCGGCGCCGTTCCCTTTTCTCCTGCATCCAGCACGACAGCCCGCTCCATGCGGGCTGTCTGCTTTCGGCCGCCGCGCGGTGTTTTCCATGCTGTATTGCATGGATTAGGGAATATCCCAGGCAGTCTGTGCAAAAAAGTACCGGCCCGGGTGAAGCGAGTACCAGCAGGGACGACGCGGCTTGGACAGAATTCCACTCCACGGCGACCTGTTCGACATGAAGGCGGGCGTCGCTCACCCAAGGAGACAACATGAAGCGTTTTCTGAAAGCGGGCCTCGCCCTGGCCGTGGCCGGTGCAGCCGGCGTGTCCCATGCCGCCACCGAACTCGTGATCGCGACCGTCAACAACGGCCACATGATCGAGATGCAGAAGCTCACCCCCTTCTTCGAGAAGGCCAACCCCGACATCAAGGTCAAGTGGGTCACCCTGGAAGAGGGCACGCTGCGCCAGCGCGTGACCACCGACATCGCCACCAAGGGCGGCCAGTTCGACGTGATGACCATCGGCCTTTACGAGGCGCCGATCTGGTCGAAGAAGGGCTGGCTCAAGCCCATCGCCACCGACGCGGCCTACGACGTGGACGACCTGCTGCCCGCCATCCGCAGCGGACTGTCGCATGAGGGCAAGCTCTACGCCGCCCCCTTCTACGGCGAAAGCTCCATGCTCATGTACCGCAAGGATCTGGCCGACAAGGCCGGCGTGAAGTTCGGCGAGCGTCCGACCTGGGCCGAGGTGAAGGCCTTCGCTGACAAGGCGGGCGATCCCAAGGCGGGCGTCTATGGCATGTGCCTGCGCGGCAAGCCGGGCTGGGGCGACAACATGGCCTTCCTGTCCACGCTGGTCAACACCTACGGCGGCCAGTGGTTCGACATGGCCTGGAAGCCGCAGATCGACACCCAGCCCTGGAAGGAGGCCATCGGCTTCTACGTCGATCTGATGAAGAAGGACGGCCCGCCCGGCGCGTCGGCCAACAGCTTCAACGAGAACCTGGCCCTCTTCAGCGAAGGCAAGTGCGCGGCCTGGGTGGATGCGACCATCGCCGCCTCGTTCATCAGCGACCCCAAGCAGTCCAAGGTGGCCGACAAGGTGGCGTTCGCCCAGGCCCCCGTCGCCGTCACGGCCAAGGGCGCGAACTGGCTGTGGTCGTGGAACCTGGCCATCCCGGCCAGCTCGACCAAGGATGAGGCGGCGCAGAAGTTCATCCGCTGGGCCACGTCCAAGGAGTACATCCAGCTGGTGGCCAGGGAAGAGGGCTGGCGCAACGTGCCCACCGGCACCCGCAAGTCCACCTATGCCAACCCCGAGTTCCAGAAGGTCGCCACCTTCGCCGCGGCCGAGCTGAAGGCGATCGAATCCGCCAACCCGAACCCGGGCGAGAACACGCAGCCCAAGTCGCCCTATGCCGGCGTGCAGTACGCCGCCATCCCCGAGTTCCAGGCCATCGGCGTGGGTGTGGGCCAGCAGATGAGCGCCGCGCTGGCCGGCAAGGTCACGGTCGAGCAGGCCCTGAAGACCTCGCAGACCCTGGCCGAGCGCGACATGAAGAAGGCCGGCTACTACAAGTAGGAGCGGCCCACGGAACCCTTCTGGCGTCGTTGCCGCATCTTGTCGTAGCGCTGCTGCTGCCTGCGATGCGGCGCCTCGCCAGAACCGCTTCGCCGGGTTCCGTGATCCGCTCCAGGCCCGGGGCCATCGACCCGGGGCGTTCGCCCACCGCCCGTCCCCTGTTCCCGTTCGCCGGATGGCTGCCATGAAAAGACTCCTGCCCCGCGCCCTGATGGCGCCTGCGGTGCTCACGCTGTTCGCGTGGATGATCGTGCCGCTGCTGATGACGCTGTACTTCTCGTTCGTCAGCTACAACCTCATGCAGCCTGGCGAGCATCCGTTCGCGGGCCTGGACAACTTCGAATACTTCATCACCGACCCGGACTTCTGGCCGTCGGTGTGGAATACGCTGCTGCTCATCGGCAGCGTGATCGGCATCACGCTGGTGCTGGGCGTTCTGCTGGCCCTGCTGGTGAACGAGCCCTTCCCGGGGCGCGGCATCGTGCGCGTGCTGCTGATCTCGCCCTTCTTCGTCATGCCCGCGGTCAATGCGCTGCTGTGGAAGCACATGATGATGAACCCCATCTACGGCATCCTGGCCGACCTGTGGCGCTTCTTCGGCGCCACGCCCATCGACTGGATGACCGACTACCCGCTGCTGTCGGTGATCGTCATGGTGGCCTGGCAATGGCTGCCCTTCGCCTGCCTGATCTTCATCACCTCGCTGCAGTCGCTGGACCGCGAGCAGATGGAGGCCGCGCGCATGGACGGCGCCACCGCGCCCCAGCGCTTCTTCTACCTGGTGCTGCCCCACCTGGGCCGGCCCATGGCGGTGGTCATCATGATCGAGATGATCTTCCTGCTGAGCGTGTTCGCCGAGATCGCCATCACCACCAGCGGCGGCCCAGGCAATGCCAGCACCAACATGACCTACCTGATCTTCA comes from the Paracidovorax avenae ATCC 19860 genome and includes:
- a CDS encoding carbohydrate ABC transporter permease, yielding MKRLLPRALMAPAVLTLFAWMIVPLLMTLYFSFVSYNLMQPGEHPFAGLDNFEYFITDPDFWPSVWNTLLLIGSVIGITLVLGVLLALLVNEPFPGRGIVRVLLISPFFVMPAVNALLWKHMMMNPIYGILADLWRFFGATPIDWMTDYPLLSVIVMVAWQWLPFACLIFITSLQSLDREQMEAARMDGATAPQRFFYLVLPHLGRPMAVVIMIEMIFLLSVFAEIAITTSGGPGNASTNMTYLIFKQALMNFDVGVASAGALFAVVLANIVAVFLIRIVGKNLD
- a CDS encoding methyl-accepting chemotaxis protein; translation: MFRTASTQRRFSVLICVFFFLLLLGTFAVIQLSVKPDLSALEGKVAAANVDQISVRISEQLRQVEAQSRSITQTVALLSSDQIDVLQPGLVDQYGDPNVFGGGIWPLPNQREQGRDKFSTFFARDGSNKLVVNTHWNSPESLKYWEQPWYENGKTAPKGQCKWAKAYQDAASPQPRTNCAMPIYKGDTLWGVSTIDVTLGFFNRLVADMEARIQGQILIVEADGKIVSNSSRIQGNIVLKNLSEIASTSPMAAEILRLMPQVQGGAMVEQAYQGDGGAQMLFLKPIPGSPWLIATSIPASLLAVNSQRILTKLAAVQVPMAIVLLALMVLGIRLFMRRLSVLKANIDALSAGEADLTRRLPETGGTEFSEVAQSFNAFIARLQGVVGQVVNGASSIAAASSEISSGNQDLSVRTEEQAAFLQETAGSMDQITSTVKQNADSANQANRLATDAFQVATRGGQVIGNVVETMDSISASSKKVVDIIGVIDGIAFQTNILALNAAVEAARAGEQGRGFAVVASEVRSLAQRSAEAAKDIKHLIADSVAKVESGSALVVQAGTTMQEIIATNTNMAAIMGEIMAASVEQSKGIDRVNQAIAQLDTTTQQNAALVEEVSAAARSMQEQTSLLIQVVGAFKV
- a CDS encoding ABC transporter substrate-binding protein — protein: MKRFLKAGLALAVAGAAGVSHAATELVIATVNNGHMIEMQKLTPFFEKANPDIKVKWVTLEEGTLRQRVTTDIATKGGQFDVMTIGLYEAPIWSKKGWLKPIATDAAYDVDDLLPAIRSGLSHEGKLYAAPFYGESSMLMYRKDLADKAGVKFGERPTWAEVKAFADKAGDPKAGVYGMCLRGKPGWGDNMAFLSTLVNTYGGQWFDMAWKPQIDTQPWKEAIGFYVDLMKKDGPPGASANSFNENLALFSEGKCAAWVDATIAASFISDPKQSKVADKVAFAQAPVAVTAKGANWLWSWNLAIPASSTKDEAAQKFIRWATSKEYIQLVAREEGWRNVPTGTRKSTYANPEFQKVATFAAAELKAIESANPNPGENTQPKSPYAGVQYAAIPEFQAIGVGVGQQMSAALAGKVTVEQALKTSQTLAERDMKKAGYYK